The bacterium genome includes the window AATGCAAAGAGAGGGGATATCTGGATAACCCTTCAGGTTCATCAGAATATCATTGCTGTTGCATCTATGAAGGAGCTTTCAGGGGTAATCCTTGTGAATAATAGAAAGCCTGACCCTGATACATTACAAAAGGCAGAGGATGAGGATATCCCCATTCTAAGTTGTCCATTTTCTTCTTTTGAGCTTGCAGGAAGGCTGTATCAGCTTGGAATCCCTGGTTAATGCTTTTTAAAGCAGATCTTCATATCCACACCCTCCTTTCTCCCTGTGCTTCTTTTGATATGACACCAAAGGCAATAGTAAAAAAAGCAAAGGAGATAGGCATTGATATTATTGGGATAACAGACCATAACTCAGCAGAGAATGTAGGGGTTACAAAGAAAATTGGGGAAAAAGAGGGAATTTTTGTCCTTGGAGGGATTGAGGCAACAACAAAAGAGGAGGTTCATATCCTGGCATTATTTGGGGATGAAAAAGCCCTTTTATCTTTTCAAAAAAGGCTCTATGATGATATTCCACAAAAAAATGTATTTGGAGAGCAGGTAATTGTTGATGAGGAGGATAATGTTTTAGGTTTTAACCAGAGGCTTCTTATTTCTGCAACAGGCATATCAGCCAATGAGATGGTTTCTCTTATCCATTCATTGGGAGGAATAGCCATTGCACCACACCCAGAAAGGGCATTTGGAATAGCCTTTCAGCTTGGATTTATTCCAAGCGAATTAGAGCTTGATGGGATTGAGGGAAAAGGAGGCATAGCTAGCTCTGATGCCCATTTTTTAGATGATATTGGATTAAGATGCACAATCTTTGATATTGAAAAACCAAGCATTTTTGAGCTAAAATGTGCTTTAAAAGATGGAAGATATTTCACTACATATCCTTGATATTGCAGAGAATTCAATAAGGGCAGGGGCAAAGAAAATAAGGATTGAAATAACAGAGGATACAAAGGTTGATATTCTTACAATTGCAATAATAGATGATGGTAAGGGAATGGATATAGAAACATTAAAAAAGGCGACCTCTCCATTCTTTTCAACAAAGGGAAAGAAGATAGGATTGGGATTATCGCTTCTTGCTCAATCAGCAAAGG containing:
- a CDS encoding ATP-binding protein, whose product is MEDISLHILDIAENSIRAGAKKIRIEITEDTKVDILTIAIIDDGKGMDIETLKKATSPFFSTKGKKIGLGLSLLAQSAKEAEGSFSIESKPDKGTKVFASFKLSHIDRKPLGNIGETIKTLIVANPEIRFIYKQSLNKKCLFLDTGKIGKKML
- a CDS encoding DRTGG domain-containing protein, translated to MKVKDIVESLSLSVITGREQLDREITGGYCSDLLSDVLANAKRGDIWITLQVHQNIIAVASMKELSGVILVNNRKPDPDTLQKAEDEDIPILSCPFSSFELAGRLYQLGIPG
- a CDS encoding PHP domain-containing protein, which translates into the protein MLFKADLHIHTLLSPCASFDMTPKAIVKKAKEIGIDIIGITDHNSAENVGVTKKIGEKEGIFVLGGIEATTKEEVHILALFGDEKALLSFQKRLYDDIPQKNVFGEQVIVDEEDNVLGFNQRLLISATGISANEMVSLIHSLGGIAIAPHPERAFGIAFQLGFIPSELELDGIEGKGGIASSDAHFLDDIGLRCTIFDIEKPSIFELKCALKDGRYFTTYP